The sequence ATCTAATAACTGCTCCGCATCGGCATAAGCTAAATGCGGCAAACGGGCCACGAGTTGCGTTAATGCATAAGTGCGGGCGCGGGCTGCGGTCAGCTCGGCTTCGGCTGCCAATACTTGTTGCTGCAGCTGCTCAAATTCGGCGGGATCTTGGCGTAATACTTGTACTTGCTCCGCCAAGCGGCCTAATTTTTGGCCGTGCAGCGCCATAAAGTCGCGAGCTTGGGTTAAGGCATCCTGTTCGGCGGTGGCCGCAATTAACCGCGCTTCGGCTTCAGGCTCGTTTAAGTGCTCGGCCAAGGGCAATAAACGTTGCAATAGCGTTTGTTGGCCGCGCACTTGCTCTCGTTTGGCCTGCCATTGCTGCAGTTCGCTTTGACTGTTCGCCAAATTGTCATCTAGCTGCGCTTGGCTGGCACTCAGTTGCTCAAGCTCGGCTTCTGGATTTGGCCCAAAGGCATCTTGCATACCTTGGCTAACAAATTCGCTTAACTGATGATACAAGCGACTTTGTTTTTGCTGATTAAAGGCGGAGTCGGCGTATTGAGCGTTGCTGGTTTCTAGCTCAAGATTCAGCAGGCCAATTTTCGCTTCTCGCGCCGCGCGGCCAAACAATGGCTCGGTAGTAAAGCGCGAATAACGCAATTGGCGCTCGCCGTTTTTCACCCAAATGGCGTTACCCAGCTCGGTGGCGTGCAATACATCTTCATCAAAGGCATCTGGGTTACCTTGAATGAGATACACATCCGCCGGGCATGATTCTAAGGCCTGTAATTGCTCAAGGGCCGCTTGCGGATCCTGCACTACTATGCCGTTACGAGCCGGCCCATACAGCGCCTCATAATAAGGGGCATCTTCTACGGCGATATCGTCATACACATCCGCCAGTAAGGTACCGCCTAATTGCTCACATAAAGAGATAAGACGCGGATCCGCATCACTGCCGCCATGCAAGCCGCGCACTTGTAGCTCTAATTGTTGTTTAGTTTGCAGCGCCTGTTGCTTAAGTTGCTCCGCACCGTGCTCAGCACGCAAGGCCTGCTGCATGGCGGCGGTAACTTCACTGGCGTCCAATAACGGCAAATCTGATAACTCACGCAGCCGTACTAATTGCTGCTGGGCCTTATGCCACGCCGGTGCTTGGGTGCGCAGTGCCGCTACTTTGGGCGCAATAAGGTTGCGCTGAGCCTGAAACTGGCGTTGTTCATCGGCACAGTCGGCAAGGTGGGCTTCCAGTTCAATGCGTTGCTCGTCCAGCTCGGCAAGCTGCATTTCTAGCTCGTCCGCGTCATTCACCGGTCGGCCTAACTGGGCCAACTCGGTTTGCAACGCTTGAGCTTTATGACGCTTATCGAGATTTTGCGACGCTTGGGCATACTGCTGGCGAATACTGGTTTCACGGGCCAAAAGAGCTTGATACTCACGGCCTTGCTCCAGTAATTGATTGGCGCGCACAAAGGCTTGCGCCCGCTCTACCCCCGAATCTATGCCTGTTAATAACGCCAAGGCATGATCGTATTGCGCCCGAGCGGCTTCGGCTAACGAAAGATGCTGGCGCTGCTCCAGCACCACGCTGGTCAGCGCTTGTTCTTTCGCCTGATGGGCTTGTTCTTCAGTTTTTGCCGATTCTGGCGTCAGATCCGGTAAGCCACAGGCCACCTTGGCCTCGCCCAACGCATTGCGCGCTTGGCGATATTGAATGGCGCGAGTTTGTTGGGTATCGAGCGCTTGCTGATAATCCGCCAACTGGCTTTTTAGGCTGTCGACTTCTTCATCCGCCGCGCTCTTAGTGGCAGCGGCCAAGTCGTGCTCGTCTTGCAGCTCGGCTAAGGTTTCTTCTTGAATGGCCAGCTTTTCGGCCAGCTCATCTAATTCATATTGATAGCTTTGAATTTTTTCATTGAGCTTAACGCCGTTTAACACTCGCGCTAAGTGCTCGGAGGCCATGTCTAACTCTTGGGTTAACATGCGCTCGCGAGCACCGAGTTGCTCTAATTCATCCGCCAGGTAAATCAGCCGCGCGCGCTCTTCGGCTAAAATATTGCGCTCGTGAGTTAGGGCTTTACGCGCCGCTAATGCTTGCTCAGACAAGCGCTTTTTCTCGGCACTGTTACGCACATAATCTGCAGCCACATAGTGCGTGGTTTCGGTGATCAGTTGGCGAAATACATCACGCTGGCGCTGAGTTTCACGGATCGCTTCTAGGGTGCGGCGATTTTCAAAGATGGCCGCTTCCATATCATTAAACGCTTGGCGAATACCGGCGTTTTCTGGCAATAAATAATCTTTAAGGCTACGACTAATGGTGCTGGAAATACCGCCATAAAGCGAAGCTTCAATCAGACGATAAAACTTAACGCGGTCGCGCTGATCTTTCAGCTTGCGCGGCGTGACGCCCACATCAAACAAGAAGTTGTGATACTCGGAGACGGTATTAAAACGGGTAAATTGCAGCTCACACGCAATGGCGGCGGCTTTCAGCTCATTGAGTGAGCGCACCTGACCACGACCGTCTTCCAGTTGGGCC comes from Oceanisphaera profunda and encodes:
- the mukB gene encoding chromosome partition protein MukB is translated as MRGKFHSLTMVNWNGFFARTFELDTLMTTLSGGNGAGKSTTMAAFIAALIPDLSLLHFRNTTEAGSQSGSRDKGLYGKLQRGHCYSMIEINTSQGERVWFGVHLEQVANRDNKVNLTAFSVRGADIGDLATGEGLNSIKPTELLLAQLEDGRGQVRSLNELKAAAIACELQFTRFNTVSEYHNFLFDVGVTPRKLKDQRDRVKFYRLIEASLYGGISSTISRSLKDYLLPENAGIRQAFNDMEAAIFENRRTLEAIRETQRQRDVFRQLITETTHYVAADYVRNSAEKKRLSEQALAARKALTHERNILAEERARLIYLADELEQLGARERMLTQELDMASEHLARVLNGVKLNEKIQSYQYELDELAEKLAIQEETLAELQDEHDLAAATKSAADEEVDSLKSQLADYQQALDTQQTRAIQYRQARNALGEAKVACGLPDLTPESAKTEEQAHQAKEQALTSVVLEQRQHLSLAEAARAQYDHALALLTGIDSGVERAQAFVRANQLLEQGREYQALLARETSIRQQYAQASQNLDKRHKAQALQTELAQLGRPVNDADELEMQLAELDEQRIELEAHLADCADEQRQFQAQRNLIAPKVAALRTQAPAWHKAQQQLVRLRELSDLPLLDASEVTAAMQQALRAEHGAEQLKQQALQTKQQLELQVRGLHGGSDADPRLISLCEQLGGTLLADVYDDIAVEDAPYYEALYGPARNGIVVQDPQAALEQLQALESCPADVYLIQGNPDAFDEDVLHATELGNAIWVKNGERQLRYSRFTTEPLFGRAAREAKIGLLNLELETSNAQYADSAFNQQKQSRLYHQLSEFVSQGMQDAFGPNPEAELEQLSASQAQLDDNLANSQSELQQWQAKREQVRGQQTLLQRLLPLAEHLNEPEAEARLIAATAEQDALTQARDFMALHGQKLGRLAEQVQVLRQDPAEFEQLQQQVLAAEAELTAARARTYALTQLVARLPHLAYADAEQLLDQSSAMNDSLKAKLVQAEDARRKANLRVEQLSGRVTDALQARTALVTGHGARNQTLTEFKEEFAALGISLSDDMEEKALSNKRERESELVHTRSRRSQTEAQRQVCKREIESLSQRLGKDGQGYFAARKALVNHKANWATVVRLARDNDVERRLAKPELAYLDSDELRSISDKALGALRMAVANDEELRDALRISEGQRNTLQKVQFYILVFSHLKARIRHDIIRADDPVEALEEMEVELGRLADELQQREGQLSLSSHEVAAKINTIIRREQNRIRQLNQGLQNISFGLVGGVRLNVNIRDTYARLLEALSDQEGRHQDLFGSKEMSFSEAMGKLFQRINPQLEQGDRSPQVLGQALLDYRNYLDLDIEVQRGADGWLRAESGALSTGEAIGTGQAILLMVLQSWEEESRHLRSREVLPCRLLFLDEAARLDTRSIATLFELCERQDMQLLIAAPENISPEKGTTYKLIRKVHGKQEQVHVVGLRGFAGEPA